A genomic region of Microbacterium schleiferi contains the following coding sequences:
- a CDS encoding VWA domain-containing protein, producing the protein MRSVLTSMMAPIALTVVLAATITGMSPAIARATAGDEIPPTIIILDASGSMIRETSPGVTRMDVAKQATVATIDALPDNAEVGLLVFGTGTGNTDAERAAGCQDVKTLSPSNRPTPNPSTHPSTASPSPASHRSGRRCGSPCPCSPPIRLATSC; encoded by the coding sequence ATGAGGTCCGTTCTGACGTCCATGATGGCACCTATCGCCCTGACGGTCGTGCTCGCGGCGACGATTACCGGCATGTCTCCCGCCATAGCCCGAGCGACAGCGGGCGACGAGATCCCGCCGACGATCATCATCCTCGACGCATCCGGCTCGATGATCCGCGAAACATCCCCCGGTGTGACACGCATGGACGTGGCCAAGCAGGCGACGGTTGCGACCATCGACGCTCTCCCCGACAACGCGGAAGTGGGGCTTCTCGTCTTCGGCACAGGTACGGGTAATACGGATGCCGAGCGCGCTGCAGGCTGTCAGGACGTGAAGACTCTCTCCCCCTCCAACCGGCCGACGCCCAATCCCTCAACGCATCCGTCAACAGCGTCACCCAGTCCGGCTTCACACCGATCGGGCCGGCGCTGCGGATCGCCATGTCCATGCTCCCCGCCGATCAGGCTGGCAACATCGTGCTGA
- a CDS encoding alpha/beta hydrolase: MNVYGADVAQLRELGRRFEDAAARLEAGRMSVGDAIQVKAWFGPAAIAFRYEWESDHSRRILNAAERLRTAAAALHSNALEQERTSAVSAAGSGATARPRVDRPGSSLAAKWDAMTDEERRRLPLSQLTDVYGYAPSLPARVRDEANRIALERYLTMPCPAGPEAAVDRYRRMLVAIEQVQAALREHPDAQLLVFDPGSGDSVHVAISLGDMDTADNVAVHTQGWTSRADKEGGLSDPLARLAALRGHVGGETAMVLWMDYDAPQNQPSFGDVFGIANAQQTQYGEAGAGRLADFAEGIRGNNPDARITALGHSYGSYVTGLAAQQTDVFDAVVVFGSPGVGASSLDQLNVGPNFYVVEAPGDIIADSGQFGADPSSIHGARRIAADPMPQFFIAAHESYLREGSASQRGIADVVAGRR, from the coding sequence ATGAATGTGTACGGCGCGGACGTCGCGCAGCTCAGAGAACTGGGCCGTCGATTCGAAGATGCCGCCGCGAGGCTGGAAGCGGGACGGATGTCCGTCGGCGATGCGATTCAGGTTAAAGCATGGTTCGGACCCGCGGCGATCGCCTTCCGTTACGAGTGGGAGTCCGACCACAGTCGCCGGATCCTCAATGCCGCAGAGCGGCTGCGCACCGCGGCGGCCGCTCTGCACAGCAATGCGCTCGAACAGGAGCGGACCAGCGCGGTCAGTGCCGCGGGCAGCGGGGCGACGGCGCGGCCACGGGTCGATCGCCCAGGCAGCTCGCTGGCAGCCAAGTGGGATGCCATGACCGACGAGGAGCGGCGGCGGCTTCCGTTGTCTCAGTTGACGGACGTCTACGGCTACGCGCCTTCGCTCCCGGCCCGAGTGCGCGACGAGGCGAATAGGATCGCCCTGGAGCGGTACCTAACGATGCCGTGTCCGGCGGGACCCGAGGCTGCGGTCGACCGGTACAGGCGGATGCTCGTCGCGATCGAGCAGGTGCAGGCGGCCCTCCGCGAGCATCCCGATGCACAGTTGCTCGTCTTCGATCCGGGCAGTGGTGACAGTGTCCACGTGGCGATCTCTCTCGGCGACATGGACACCGCTGACAACGTTGCCGTGCACACACAGGGTTGGACGTCTCGCGCTGACAAGGAGGGCGGGCTATCGGACCCGTTGGCCCGACTCGCTGCTCTGCGTGGTCATGTCGGGGGCGAGACGGCGATGGTGCTCTGGATGGACTACGACGCACCACAGAATCAGCCCTCTTTCGGGGATGTCTTCGGCATCGCGAACGCTCAGCAGACCCAGTACGGCGAGGCGGGCGCGGGACGTCTGGCGGACTTCGCCGAAGGCATCCGCGGGAACAATCCCGATGCACGTATCACCGCGCTGGGCCACTCTTATGGTTCCTACGTGACAGGACTCGCGGCCCAGCAGACTGATGTCTTCGACGCCGTCGTCGTCTTCGGCAGCCCGGGCGTCGGCGCATCGAGCCTTGACCAGCTGAATGTCGGACCGAACTTCTACGTCGTCGAGGCGCCGGGGGACATCATCGCCGACTCGGGTCAGTTCGGTGCTGACCCGAGCAGCATCCACGGTGCGAGACGCATCGCGGCGGATCCCATGCCTCAGTTCTTCATCGCTGCGCACGAGAGCTACTTGCGCGAGGGTAGCGCGAGCCAGCGGGGAATCGCGGATGTGGTGGCCGGGAGACGGTGA
- a CDS encoding type II toxin-antitoxin system VapC family toxin — MTVTYLDTSAAMKLLIDEAESDALVRELTTTARDVVASWLLHTELHCAAGRNPSLIEIDAIATVLDAVTLIDVTRGDLLSAGTHAPLRSNDAIHLATALRVGADEVLTYDDELAAAAKRSGLRILAPA, encoded by the coding sequence GTGACCGTTACCTACCTCGATACCTCAGCGGCGATGAAGCTGCTGATCGACGAGGCAGAATCCGACGCGCTCGTGCGCGAACTCACCACCACGGCACGAGACGTGGTGGCTTCATGGCTCCTCCACACCGAGCTGCACTGTGCTGCCGGCCGAAACCCGAGCCTGATCGAGATCGACGCCATCGCCACTGTGCTCGACGCGGTGACACTGATCGACGTCACACGCGGCGACCTTCTCTCGGCGGGCACGCACGCACCATTGCGATCGAACGACGCGATTCACCTCGCGACTGCTCTTCGTGTCGGCGCCGACGAGGTGCTCACCTACGATGACGAGCTCGCGGCGGCAGCCAAGCGATCGGGGCTGCGCATACTGGCGCCAGCGTAG
- a CDS encoding FHA domain-containing protein — protein sequence MPEGPSAPTQGASLVTGIPGANPPAAPVAPVPAPPVEALASAAPNPLAAQMFAEDEDLESTRMSQSQREAKQWAVVLDDGREIGIRGAGVVLGRLPSAPESHPTAAPLAVDDPYKSVSKTHAVVAVEGGMLWVTDLHSTNGTKVTNEIGEATSCPPGVAVPAGAGWSISMGEFTMRVRLGE from the coding sequence GTGCCCGAGGGCCCGTCGGCGCCGACCCAGGGCGCGTCGCTCGTCACCGGTATCCCGGGGGCGAATCCACCGGCAGCTCCTGTTGCGCCGGTCCCCGCACCGCCGGTGGAGGCGCTGGCTTCCGCAGCGCCGAATCCACTCGCGGCGCAGATGTTCGCCGAGGACGAGGACCTCGAGTCCACGCGGATGAGCCAGTCCCAGAGGGAGGCGAAGCAGTGGGCGGTGGTCCTCGACGACGGGCGCGAGATCGGCATCCGCGGCGCCGGAGTCGTGCTGGGACGCCTCCCCTCGGCGCCGGAGTCTCATCCGACGGCTGCTCCGCTGGCCGTCGACGACCCGTACAAGTCGGTGTCGAAGACGCACGCCGTTGTCGCGGTCGAGGGCGGGATGCTGTGGGTCACCGATCTGCATTCCACAAACGGCACGAAGGTGACCAATGAGATCGGCGAGGCCACGTCGTGCCCGCCGGGTGTCGCCGTGCCCGCCGGCGCGGGGTGGAGCATCTCGATGGGGGAGTTCACGATGCGAGTACGACTGGGGGAATGA
- a CDS encoding DUF2510 domain-containing protein, which yields MSTPQQPPAGWYPDPMAPGILRFWDGTAWTAHTSAPTPAAQPAAATPAAPPTRPEPRKSPGVDTNTVWIWLIVLLPLASSLLALLVPWRSMLFFMHGWQFNTYTQPDHMPDLRLFMQPFDIFFSPWWWAITLFGFAIYGFSVWFAYLDQRELHSRGIDRPFPWPWMFLSIVYPIGRIVVAIRRTGTGWAPLWGLIAAQVVGIIVGVVVSAQITLATLQFLSTIARYGGYSG from the coding sequence ATGTCGACGCCCCAACAGCCGCCCGCCGGCTGGTACCCCGACCCGATGGCCCCCGGCATCCTCCGCTTCTGGGACGGCACCGCCTGGACCGCACACACCTCCGCACCCACCCCAGCAGCACAACCCGCGGCGGCAACTCCGGCAGCACCCCCGACCCGACCTGAACCGCGCAAGAGCCCCGGCGTCGACACGAACACCGTCTGGATCTGGCTCATCGTGCTGCTCCCGCTGGCCTCGTCATTGCTGGCACTTCTCGTGCCGTGGCGTTCGATGCTCTTCTTCATGCACGGCTGGCAGTTCAACACCTACACGCAGCCCGACCATATGCCCGATCTGCGCCTGTTCATGCAGCCGTTCGACATCTTCTTCTCGCCCTGGTGGTGGGCGATCACGCTCTTCGGCTTCGCGATCTACGGCTTCAGCGTCTGGTTCGCGTACCTGGACCAGCGCGAACTGCACAGCCGCGGCATCGACCGCCCCTTCCCGTGGCCGTGGATGTTCCTGTCGATCGTCTACCCCATCGGCCGCATCGTCGTCGCCATCCGCCGCACCGGCACCGGCTGGGCACCGCTCTGGGGCCTCATCGCCGCCCAGGTGGTCGGCATCATCGTCGGCGTCGTGGTCTCGGCCCAGATCACCCTCGCGACCCTCCAGTTCCTCAGCACGATCGCCCGCTACGGCGGCTACTCGGGCTGA
- a CDS encoding CopG family transcriptional regulator encodes MVKTTLYLPDDLKRAIELEAARQGSSEADVIRETLRHGLSQTPRAPRGAIFTGSEPIAERADELLAGFGE; translated from the coding sequence ATGGTGAAGACCACGCTGTACCTCCCCGACGATCTGAAGCGTGCCATCGAGCTCGAAGCCGCGCGTCAGGGCAGCTCAGAAGCTGACGTCATTCGCGAGACTCTTCGCCACGGCCTTTCGCAGACTCCCCGCGCGCCCCGCGGTGCCATCTTCACGGGCAGCGAACCGATCGCCGAACGCGCCGATGAACTCCTCGCAGGGTTCGGCGAGTGA
- the coaBC gene encoding bifunctional phosphopantothenoylcysteine decarboxylase/phosphopantothenate--cysteine ligase CoaBC: MFVVVGVTGGIAAYKTVHLVRRLIGEGHEVHVVPTSDALRFVGQPTWEAISRNPVTTSVHEDVATVRHVSLGQRADLVIVAPATANTLAKMAAGLADDLLGTTLLATTAPVVVAPAMHTEMWRHPATQENMRVLRSRGVHVVGPANGPLTGGDSGPGRMSEPDEIADVALAVVAAAGPGRAQDLAGLRVVVSAGGTREPLDPVRFLGNRSSGRQGVALAVAAADRGAEVTLVAAHIDGEVIGEVLGGVRGRVTVVSVGTALEMQDAVTDAASGADVVVMAAAVADYRPAEVAESKLTKEAQGDRLTLELVENPDIVAGLAAARRPGQTVVAFAAETSSGDELLERARRKRERKDVDLLVVNEVGWTRGFETADNEIVVIGRAGGVAAQTSGSKREVADAVWDAVVATRR; this comes from the coding sequence GTGTTCGTTGTCGTCGGAGTCACGGGCGGAATCGCCGCATACAAGACGGTACATCTGGTCAGGCGCCTGATCGGCGAGGGCCATGAGGTGCACGTTGTGCCGACCTCTGACGCGCTGCGGTTCGTCGGGCAGCCGACGTGGGAGGCCATCAGTCGCAATCCCGTGACGACGTCGGTGCATGAGGATGTCGCGACGGTGCGGCACGTGTCTCTCGGGCAACGGGCAGACCTGGTGATCGTCGCGCCGGCTACCGCGAACACGCTCGCGAAGATGGCCGCGGGCCTTGCTGATGATCTGCTCGGCACGACGCTGCTGGCGACGACCGCGCCGGTCGTGGTGGCGCCGGCGATGCACACGGAGATGTGGCGGCATCCGGCGACGCAGGAGAACATGCGGGTGTTGCGATCACGTGGGGTGCACGTCGTCGGGCCGGCCAATGGTCCGCTGACCGGTGGTGATTCGGGCCCGGGACGGATGAGCGAGCCCGATGAGATCGCGGATGTTGCGCTCGCGGTGGTCGCTGCGGCGGGACCCGGGCGCGCTCAGGATCTTGCGGGGCTGCGGGTTGTCGTGTCGGCGGGTGGGACGCGGGAGCCGCTGGATCCGGTGCGGTTTCTCGGGAACCGGTCGAGCGGGCGGCAGGGCGTTGCGCTCGCGGTCGCTGCGGCTGATCGGGGTGCCGAGGTGACACTCGTTGCGGCTCACATTGATGGCGAGGTGATCGGCGAGGTGCTCGGCGGGGTGCGGGGCCGGGTGACGGTGGTGTCGGTGGGGACGGCGCTGGAGATGCAGGATGCCGTGACGGATGCCGCATCCGGTGCTGACGTCGTGGTGATGGCGGCCGCGGTGGCTGACTACCGGCCGGCCGAGGTTGCGGAGTCGAAGCTCACCAAGGAGGCGCAGGGCGATCGGTTGACCCTGGAACTCGTCGAGAATCCCGACATCGTTGCGGGGCTCGCGGCGGCGCGGCGACCGGGGCAGACGGTCGTGGCGTTCGCGGCGGAGACCTCGTCGGGCGACGAGCTGCTGGAGCGGGCGCGGCGCAAGCGGGAGCGCAAGGATGTCGATCTGCTCGTCGTCAACGAGGTGGGGTGGACGCGCGGCTTCGAGACTGCCGACAACGAGATTGTCGTGATCGGTCGCGCCGGTGGGGTCGCCGCGCAGACGTCGGGGTCGAAGCGTGAGGTCGCGGATGCCGTGTGGGATGCGGTGGTGGCTACCCGTCGCTAG
- a CDS encoding TA system antitoxin ParD family protein, with the protein MATMPSRVDRRLHDDAQQAAAQHSRSTAQQIDHWARIGQQLEAARQTTDDAVEQVLAGRRTYDALTEEAQAVVRATWDERIEHTVAGLDFTSELEKAGIPWAESDEPVRLVSREAGRTRCARGVDPGTIRTTVASDRPAS; encoded by the coding sequence ATGGCAACAATGCCCAGTCGCGTCGACCGCCGTCTTCATGACGACGCGCAACAGGCCGCCGCCCAGCACAGCCGCAGCACGGCCCAGCAAATCGACCACTGGGCGCGCATCGGCCAGCAGCTCGAAGCAGCCCGCCAGACCACCGACGATGCCGTCGAGCAGGTGCTCGCGGGCCGTCGCACCTACGACGCTCTGACCGAAGAGGCACAAGCCGTCGTGAGGGCGACCTGGGACGAACGAATCGAGCACACCGTCGCAGGCCTCGATTTCACGAGCGAACTCGAGAAGGCTGGCATCCCCTGGGCGGAAAGCGACGAGCCCGTGCGTCTCGTATCGCGTGAGGCGGGGCGGACACGATGTGCCAGAGGAGTCGATCCGGGCACGATACGAACGACTGTGGCGTCTGATCGCCCGGCCTCGTGA
- a CDS encoding heat shock factor-binding 1 family protein, whose product MTEPQGWVLIGLFTTIMLGGMTVMTTLLMRSMTASIDGLRGEMNGLRGEMNGRFDGLRGEMNGRFDAMATRIDHLDRDVAALSRRVWGEPSGE is encoded by the coding sequence GTGACGGAACCACAGGGCTGGGTGCTCATCGGACTCTTCACGACGATCATGCTCGGCGGTATGACGGTCATGACCACCTTGCTCATGCGGTCGATGACAGCATCCATCGACGGACTGCGCGGCGAGATGAACGGACTGCGTGGCGAGATGAACGGCCGCTTCGACGGCCTGCGCGGCGAGATGAACGGCCGTTTCGACGCAATGGCAACTCGCATCGACCACCTCGACCGCGATGTCGCCGCACTGAGCCGGCGAGTATGGGGAGAACCCTCGGGAGAGTAA
- a CDS encoding sensor domain-containing protein, translating to MDRLEAWRLLHEPETDASTLASIAAEHPEFAEKIAAHPNCYEALASWARSATEASSATPSPEVHGSPADQTSAVESKSADVRTEAPPQEAHGSRRHRQGMVIGAAAIVGLLAVGGGVWALAAVNAGAGTDPSGSMSAGSATASTAPMLDGPPVYVGDELAWLLPDDAELRSLFPGIGTIMRGAELSGIGETEGAHPVPEDCWVWYWGDDWAVTGMRTASWDAGVVSVRGFPTPAEAEAFFASHRDTIGVCADFAVADSTGTEFSRITVEPLAVPAEIVDLIAVHRVEPGEYGDDSLQLLSLTGNTVSQVRVAWEETFRDVSTLADVMAATRDEAAAELVERIGIR from the coding sequence GTGGATCGCCTAGAGGCCTGGCGGCTCCTGCACGAACCCGAGACGGATGCCTCGACGCTGGCGAGCATCGCGGCGGAGCATCCGGAGTTCGCCGAGAAGATCGCGGCTCACCCAAACTGCTACGAGGCTCTTGCGTCGTGGGCACGGTCGGCGACGGAGGCTTCCTCGGCGACCCCGTCGCCTGAGGTGCACGGATCGCCGGCCGACCAGACTTCGGCCGTGGAGTCGAAGAGCGCTGACGTGCGGACCGAAGCTCCGCCGCAGGAAGCCCATGGTTCCCGCCGGCACCGCCAGGGGATGGTGATCGGCGCCGCCGCTATCGTCGGCCTGCTCGCAGTGGGTGGCGGCGTGTGGGCGCTGGCGGCTGTCAATGCGGGCGCCGGCACCGATCCGTCGGGATCGATGTCGGCGGGTTCCGCGACGGCATCCACCGCGCCGATGCTCGACGGCCCGCCGGTGTACGTCGGCGACGAGCTCGCCTGGCTTCTTCCCGACGATGCTGAGCTGCGGTCGCTGTTTCCCGGCATCGGAACGATCATGCGCGGTGCCGAGCTGAGCGGAATCGGCGAGACCGAGGGCGCCCACCCGGTCCCGGAGGACTGCTGGGTCTGGTATTGGGGTGACGATTGGGCCGTGACAGGTATGCGCACGGCCTCCTGGGATGCGGGGGTCGTCTCGGTACGAGGGTTTCCGACTCCCGCCGAGGCCGAAGCGTTCTTCGCTTCTCACCGGGACACGATCGGGGTATGCGCGGATTTCGCTGTGGCGGACTCGACCGGGACCGAATTCAGTCGCATCACGGTCGAACCGCTTGCCGTCCCCGCTGAGATCGTCGACCTGATCGCCGTGCACCGGGTCGAGCCCGGAGAGTACGGGGACGACAGTCTGCAACTTCTCAGCCTCACGGGGAACACGGTTTCTCAGGTGCGCGTGGCGTGGGAGGAGACGTTCCGCGACGTGTCGACGCTCGCAGACGTCATGGCGGCGACGCGGGACGAGGCGGCGGCGGAGCTTGTCGAGCGGATCGGGATCCGTTGA
- a CDS encoding PIN domain-containing protein, with product MIVDTSALLAYFDANEPRHTDVARIIENTDAPLIVSPYVIAELDYLVLTRHGSDAELVVLDELTSGAWELADMTSARIRVATEIVRRYADQPIGLTDASNIVLADAYRTRQIATLDRRHFEVLRFDDHTAIEILP from the coding sequence GTGATCGTCGACACGAGCGCACTCCTCGCTTACTTCGACGCGAACGAGCCGCGCCACACCGATGTGGCTCGCATCATTGAGAACACGGACGCCCCGCTCATCGTCTCGCCGTACGTGATCGCCGAACTCGACTACCTTGTCCTCACCCGACACGGGTCGGATGCCGAACTCGTCGTGCTCGACGAACTCACCTCTGGCGCGTGGGAACTGGCCGACATGACCAGCGCACGCATCCGTGTCGCCACAGAGATCGTGCGACGTTACGCAGACCAGCCGATCGGCCTCACGGATGCCTCCAACATCGTGCTCGCAGACGCCTACCGCACCCGGCAGATCGCGACCCTCGATCGGCGGCACTTCGAGGTCTTGCGCTTCGACGACCACACCGCCATCGAGATCCTCCCGTAG
- a CDS encoding type II toxin-antitoxin system Phd/YefM family antitoxin has product MDTVSHRELRNRSGEILRRVEAGETVQISNRGKVVALVSPLTPRGPDALVSEGGARRTIAPLSTLSGIRRAASARDTAEIIRDARGSW; this is encoded by the coding sequence ATGGACACCGTGAGCCACCGAGAGCTTCGCAACCGCAGCGGCGAGATTCTGCGCCGGGTCGAAGCCGGCGAGACGGTGCAGATCAGCAACCGGGGCAAGGTCGTTGCACTCGTCTCGCCCCTCACCCCGCGAGGCCCCGACGCCCTCGTCTCTGAGGGCGGTGCGCGGCGGACCATAGCGCCCCTGTCGACGCTCTCAGGCATCCGTCGCGCGGCATCTGCGCGCGACACAGCCGAGATCATCCGCGACGCCCGAGGCAGCTGGTGA
- a CDS encoding HNH endonuclease signature motif containing protein — protein MYSNGVIEFSEAQTAELTAIVAAVQQADAALAAAEASRVRALARAGELAREVSAGKPSRVREHDMALRSIAATIGVPARVSDRSMQRQIGDATVLAERYPGTLEARGRGEITRQHVYAIQDAAADLPDDAVPAFEAEALERCRRDTVGRVKAELEILAQRMHPRSFAERHASAREDRRITTGRLPDGMSGLYLVGPTPMIAGIDDRLNQVTTGIIDARTAAIAAVNAAGGAPVGDDDARIPAQILATDTRTRAQIRADVAVDLLLAGSPVADPTAMGDGPGTLGAIRAKIQVVVPALSLLKPQGDENGPAEPADLVGYSPIDAETARAIAEACDTWWERLVTHPATGAVLHTDGYQRTAAIDRYLRARDRHCRFPGCRLPAIRCEVDHTIDYALGGKTDVCNLAHLCQRHHSMKQFAGWKVKQLDGGILEWTSPVGTTYTDYPPTPGVHFAPDPYDPDAPPPPDAGPPDASDAPF, from the coding sequence ATGTATTCGAACGGAGTCATCGAGTTCAGCGAGGCGCAGACCGCCGAGCTGACCGCGATCGTCGCTGCCGTTCAGCAGGCGGATGCCGCACTCGCCGCCGCCGAAGCCTCCCGTGTCCGCGCTCTCGCCCGCGCGGGCGAGTTGGCACGCGAGGTCTCGGCGGGCAAGCCTTCCCGGGTTCGTGAGCACGACATGGCGCTGCGCAGCATCGCCGCCACCATCGGGGTTCCGGCACGTGTGTCCGACAGGTCGATGCAACGCCAGATCGGCGACGCCACCGTGCTCGCCGAACGCTACCCCGGCACCCTCGAAGCCCGCGGCCGGGGTGAGATCACCCGCCAGCACGTCTACGCGATCCAGGATGCCGCCGCCGACCTCCCCGACGACGCCGTGCCCGCGTTCGAAGCCGAAGCACTCGAGCGGTGCCGACGCGACACCGTCGGCCGTGTCAAGGCAGAACTCGAGATCCTGGCCCAGCGGATGCATCCCCGCAGCTTCGCCGAACGCCACGCCTCCGCACGCGAAGACCGACGCATCACCACCGGCCGCCTGCCCGACGGGATGTCGGGGCTCTACCTGGTCGGGCCCACCCCGATGATCGCCGGTATCGACGACCGCCTGAACCAGGTGACCACCGGCATCATCGATGCCCGCACTGCCGCTATAGCTGCCGTCAATGCAGCAGGCGGCGCCCCGGTGGGCGACGACGACGCACGCATCCCCGCCCAGATTCTCGCGACCGACACGCGCACCCGAGCTCAGATCCGAGCTGATGTCGCCGTCGACCTCCTCCTGGCCGGATCCCCCGTCGCCGACCCCACCGCCATGGGCGACGGGCCCGGCACACTCGGCGCCATCCGCGCGAAGATCCAGGTCGTCGTTCCGGCCCTCAGCCTCCTCAAGCCCCAGGGCGACGAGAACGGCCCCGCAGAGCCTGCCGATCTCGTCGGCTACTCCCCCATCGACGCCGAAACCGCCCGCGCCATCGCCGAAGCCTGCGACACCTGGTGGGAACGCCTCGTCACCCACCCCGCCACCGGAGCCGTCCTCCACACCGACGGCTACCAGCGCACCGCAGCGATCGACAGGTACCTGCGAGCCCGCGACAGACACTGCCGATTCCCCGGATGCCGCCTCCCCGCCATCCGCTGCGAAGTCGACCATACGATCGATTACGCCCTCGGCGGCAAGACAGATGTCTGCAACCTCGCACACCTCTGCCAACGACATCATTCGATGAAGCAATTCGCCGGCTGGAAAGTGAAACAACTCGACGGCGGCATCCTCGAATGGACCTCACCTGTCGGAACCACCTACACCGACTACCCACCCACACCAGGGGTTCATTTCGCGCCCGATCCATACGACCCGGACGCTCCACCGCCCCCGGATGCCGGCCCGCCGGATGCATCCGACGCACCATTCTGA
- a CDS encoding NRDE family protein yields MCTVIIDVPTDPGTPVRLLAIRDEDPNRPWNPLGHWWPEHPSILGVQDIRAGGAWLATDADTRRLAVLLNRAGGDHLPDTAVLSRGTLPLDSVLGHSPDERPAMRGFNLLEVDATSARVISWDGAIRRETEIEPGIHMIAHDDVDDPATARISHWLEHFRLAAPDARPADGTPWYQPWLDVLARSAELGPVDDRAIIRDNRPLGYPTLSLLVCAASVGTDAVDIRYADLPAPGTWGDLDLH; encoded by the coding sequence ATGTGCACTGTCATCATCGACGTCCCGACCGACCCGGGCACGCCCGTTCGTCTGCTCGCGATCCGCGACGAAGACCCGAACCGCCCCTGGAACCCCCTCGGGCATTGGTGGCCCGAGCATCCGTCGATCCTCGGCGTACAAGACATCCGCGCGGGCGGCGCCTGGCTCGCGACGGATGCCGACACCCGCCGCCTCGCCGTCCTGCTCAACCGCGCCGGTGGCGACCACCTGCCCGACACGGCAGTCCTCTCGCGCGGCACTCTCCCGCTCGACTCCGTTCTCGGCCACTCGCCCGATGAACGCCCCGCCATGCGCGGCTTCAACCTGCTCGAGGTCGATGCGACCTCGGCCCGCGTCATCTCGTGGGACGGGGCCATCCGGCGAGAGACGGAGATCGAACCCGGCATCCACATGATCGCCCACGACGACGTCGACGATCCCGCCACCGCCCGCATCTCGCACTGGCTCGAACACTTCCGTCTCGCCGCCCCGGATGCCCGGCCCGCCGACGGCACGCCCTGGTACCAGCCCTGGCTTGACGTTCTCGCCCGCAGCGCGGAGCTCGGCCCCGTCGATGACCGCGCCATCATCCGCGACAACCGGCCCCTCGGCTACCCCACCCTTTCGCTGCTCGTGTGTGCGGCATCCGTCGGAACGGATGCTGTCGACATCCGCTACGCCGACCTCCCCGCCCCCGGCACGTGGGGCGACCTCGACCTGCACTGA